A single window of Nocardia higoensis DNA harbors:
- a CDS encoding heavy-metal-associated domain-containing protein gives MSEFTYSVDGLHCQGCAATVEKALSALPDVGNVSVDLDIKGLSTVKIDAGHDPGAEEIQRALHDAGNFTVV, from the coding sequence ATGTCCGAATTCACGTACTCGGTTGATGGTCTGCACTGCCAGGGTTGTGCCGCGACGGTCGAGAAAGCGCTCTCGGCTCTCCCGGACGTCGGTAACGTGAGTGTGGACCTCGATATCAAAGGTCTGTCCACGGTGAAGATCGACGCCGGTCACGATCCCGGGGCCGAGGAGATCCAGCGCGCGCTACACGACGCGGGCAACTTCACCGTGGTGTGA
- a CDS encoding 4Fe-4S dicluster domain-containing protein, which produces MIPGDSEIIDRTGLNRLVEVLAEQGYRVIGPQLRDGAIVLDELASGMALPDGWGVEAEPGRYRVRRRDDGAVFAHSAGPGSWKTFLHPPRRKIADLTADLVDEHAADPPDEAPKPYAFLGVRGCDLAAISVLGRVLDGGTRPAAPPARRRGLFVVAVNCTEPGGVCFCASMGTGPSVSPGYDLALTEQVGEDGHRFVVDVGSDDGARILSEVTPRASATTAQIDAARTQVSAAADRMGRVMPEVDLRALLRDSRESPHWQDVASRCFTCGNCTMVCPTCFCTSVEDVTDVTGEHAERWEKWASCYELDFSYLHGGSVRQSGESRYRQWITHKLSTWYDQFGTSGCVGCGRCIAWCPAAIDLTEEVAALAALSGEVTHDALR; this is translated from the coding sequence ATGATTCCTGGCGACAGCGAGATCATCGACCGCACCGGCTTGAACCGGCTGGTGGAAGTACTTGCTGAGCAGGGATATCGGGTCATCGGGCCGCAACTTCGTGACGGCGCGATCGTCCTGGACGAGCTGGCGTCGGGGATGGCACTGCCCGACGGATGGGGCGTGGAGGCCGAACCCGGCCGCTATCGGGTGCGTCGTCGTGACGATGGAGCGGTTTTCGCGCATTCGGCCGGGCCCGGCTCCTGGAAGACCTTCCTGCACCCGCCGCGCCGCAAGATCGCCGACCTCACCGCGGACCTGGTCGACGAACACGCCGCCGACCCGCCCGACGAGGCGCCGAAACCGTATGCGTTCCTGGGTGTGCGCGGGTGTGATCTCGCCGCGATCTCGGTCCTCGGCCGCGTACTCGACGGGGGGACCCGTCCGGCTGCTCCCCCCGCCCGCCGCCGTGGGCTGTTCGTCGTCGCGGTGAACTGCACCGAGCCCGGCGGCGTGTGCTTCTGTGCGTCCATGGGCACCGGCCCGTCGGTGTCACCGGGCTACGACCTCGCCCTGACCGAGCAGGTGGGCGAGGACGGGCATCGGTTCGTCGTCGATGTGGGCAGCGACGACGGCGCCCGCATTCTCTCCGAGGTGACACCGCGAGCCTCGGCGACCACCGCGCAGATCGACGCGGCACGCACACAGGTGTCGGCGGCGGCGGACCGCATGGGCCGCGTCATGCCGGAGGTCGACCTGCGCGCCCTGCTGCGCGATTCCCGCGAGTCCCCCCACTGGCAGGATGTGGCGAGTCGCTGCTTCACCTGCGGCAACTGCACGATGGTGTGCCCGACGTGCTTCTGCACCTCGGTCGAGGACGTCACCGACGTGACCGGCGAACACGCCGAACGCTGGGAGAAGTGGGCGTCGTGTTACGAACTGGACTTCTCCTACCTGCACGGCGGCAGCGTGCGGCAGTCGGGCGAAAGCCGATATCGGCAGTGGATCACCCACAAGCTGAGTACCTGGTACGACCAGTTCGGCACCTCCGGGTGCGTGGGGTGCGGAAGATGCATCGCCTGGTGCCCGGCCGCGATCGATCTGACCGAGGAAGTGGCCGCTCTCGCGGCACTGTCCGGCGAAGTCACCCACGATGCCCTCCGTTGA
- a CDS encoding DUF808 domain-containing protein, producing MAGGLVALLDDVAVLAKAAAASIDDIGAAAGKASVKAAGVVVDDTAVTPRYVHGFTPDRELPIIRKIAVGSIRNKLLIILPVAMILSQFLPQALPYLLIAGGLYLCYEGAEKVYEAVTGGHHDEEVTATEAGPEFEKSMISGAIRTDLILSAEIMVISLSSVENEPFLTRLGVLIVVALLITALVYGVVALIVKMDDVGLSLALRKASFSRHLGRGLVAAMPKVLSLLTTVGIAAMLWVGGHILIVNVGEAGFHWPADRLHDLEHWFGELAHGGVGGLLSWTSGTVASALVGLALGAIVVAIMHLIPRNKNSTAAH from the coding sequence GTGGCTGGTGGTCTCGTCGCCCTGTTGGACGACGTCGCGGTACTCGCGAAGGCAGCCGCGGCGTCGATCGACGACATCGGCGCGGCAGCGGGCAAAGCCAGCGTCAAGGCAGCGGGTGTCGTGGTCGACGACACCGCCGTCACCCCCCGCTACGTCCACGGATTCACGCCGGATCGGGAACTGCCGATCATCCGCAAGATCGCGGTCGGCTCGATCCGCAACAAGCTGCTGATCATCCTGCCTGTCGCGATGATCCTCAGTCAGTTCCTGCCTCAGGCGTTACCGTATCTGCTCATCGCCGGTGGCCTGTACCTCTGCTACGAGGGCGCCGAGAAGGTCTACGAAGCAGTGACCGGCGGCCACCACGACGAGGAAGTCACCGCCACCGAGGCCGGTCCCGAATTCGAGAAGTCCATGATCTCCGGTGCGATCCGCACCGATCTGATCCTCTCGGCGGAGATCATGGTGATCTCCCTGTCCTCGGTCGAAAACGAACCCTTCCTCACCCGCCTGGGAGTGCTGATCGTCGTCGCCCTCCTGATCACCGCGCTGGTCTACGGCGTCGTCGCCCTGATCGTGAAGATGGACGACGTCGGCCTGTCACTCGCGCTGCGTAAGGCATCGTTCAGCAGGCATCTCGGTCGTGGACTCGTCGCAGCCATGCCCAAGGTGCTGTCGCTGCTCACCACGGTGGGTATCGCCGCGATGCTGTGGGTGGGCGGCCACATCCTCATCGTCAATGTCGGCGAGGCCGGATTCCATTGGCCGGCCGATCGACTGCACGATCTCGAACACTGGTTCGGCGAGCTGGCGCACGGCGGCGTCGGCGGTCTGCTGTCGTGGACATCGGGGACCGTGGCGTCCGCACTGGTCGGTCTCGCCCTCGGCGCGATCGTGGTGGCGATCATGCATCTGATTCCGAGAAACAAGAACAGCACGGCCGCGCATTGA
- a CDS encoding glutamate--cysteine ligase, translated as MDMPTVGVEEEFLLVDPGTGAPTARNEAVARTMREQGVDLQLELTRCQVETSTDVHSSITDLLGQLREQRWLVARCAQVNDARLLAVAIPPTVPEDFPVTDTPRYRAIAENFGMLAHEQGLCGCHVHVSVPDRETAVRVSDHLRPWLPTFLALTANSAIYREADTGYSSWRSILWRRWPSAGPPPYFGSAQAYDAMVRMMLTSGIILDEKMVYWDVRPSVAFPTVEVRVSDVPATADETALLAALVRATVHTARHAIAEGRAAPNVPAELLRAAYWKAAYSGMDGDALAPADGRVLPARELFGELLDLIGPALCEFGDREFVAEAADALAARGNGATRQRRAFGPEHDVAAVLAELAEATTHDCAPPRSP; from the coding sequence ATGGACATGCCGACGGTCGGAGTCGAAGAAGAGTTCCTGCTCGTCGACCCGGGCACCGGCGCCCCTACCGCGCGCAACGAGGCGGTGGCTCGGACAATGCGGGAACAGGGGGTGGACCTGCAGTTGGAGCTGACCCGCTGTCAGGTGGAGACCAGCACCGACGTGCATTCGAGCATCACCGACCTGCTCGGGCAGTTGCGGGAGCAGCGGTGGCTGGTGGCGCGATGCGCGCAGGTGAACGACGCGCGATTGCTGGCCGTGGCGATTCCGCCGACTGTGCCCGAGGACTTCCCGGTCACCGACACCCCGCGCTACCGGGCCATTGCCGAGAACTTCGGCATGCTCGCACATGAACAGGGCCTGTGTGGCTGCCATGTGCATGTCTCGGTGCCGGATCGTGAGACCGCGGTACGGGTGAGCGATCACCTGCGCCCCTGGTTGCCGACATTCCTGGCCCTCACCGCGAATTCCGCGATCTACCGCGAGGCCGACACCGGGTACTCCAGTTGGCGCAGCATCCTGTGGCGGCGCTGGCCGAGCGCGGGACCGCCGCCGTATTTCGGCTCGGCTCAGGCCTACGACGCCATGGTGCGGATGATGCTCACCAGCGGCATCATCCTGGACGAGAAGATGGTCTATTGGGATGTCCGGCCATCGGTCGCCTTTCCGACCGTCGAGGTGCGGGTCAGTGACGTGCCCGCCACCGCCGACGAGACCGCACTCCTCGCGGCGCTGGTGCGCGCGACCGTACATACCGCCCGTCACGCCATCGCCGAAGGGCGCGCCGCGCCGAACGTGCCCGCGGAGCTGCTGCGCGCGGCGTACTGGAAGGCGGCCTACAGCGGGATGGACGGCGATGCGTTGGCGCCGGCGGACGGGCGGGTGCTGCCCGCACGTGAGCTGTTCGGCGAACTGCTCGATCTGATCGGCCCGGCGCTCTGCGAATTCGGCGACCGGGAATTCGTCGCCGAGGCGGCGGATGCGTTGGCGGCCCGCGGCAACGGTGCGACGCGGCAGCGGCGCGCCTTCGGACCCGAGCACGATGTGGCGGCCGTACTCGCCGAATTGGCGGAGGCCACCACCCACGACTGCGCTCCCCCGCGAAGTCCGTGA